The following are encoded in a window of Methanobrevibacter ruminantium M1 genomic DNA:
- a CDS encoding C1 family peptidase: MSVVSAANDADVSYIDDEIVSDEYLELSDSEMGISDIDYDDIESDMLENEIKENGLSDNNDVLKSNLPENEFKESNYNEYYEDIMNSNSQKYGEFINFLINNKSFEFRENSLSEDGYFLYATKNYTLRLWDGVNYTILKDDYYFASTAEKSGYFVNESFYDDIIYYHEYNYYLDEEFLGWLMWNANYKKVFVSGSIEDKVDISSVVNPEKGGSPKSGNLPSSYDLRDYGFVTPVKDQGNTANCWAFATMAALESHLLKTENTSYTLSPQWDFSENNLKNVMSSLGRNGTDKLVNSGGNMLMSLAYLIRWSGPINESDDPYNSNYTNISEDVYPLKHVQGVKFIPNRQNYLDNDYIKESVLENGAVYISMYWDSFFEKNDAYYFYNGSGYNFNSNYMHAVTIVGWDDNYPKNNFLIQSEGMGNGAFIIKNSWGTNAGNNGYYYVSYYDQMLGFDNTYAGFAFTNVENVTNYDYNYNYNPLGFTNVFPVNSTSAKFANQWAALKSGTLKSFGLYVVSPSICTANLIVNGISIGNTTSYLSSAGFHTILFNQAAYVNVGQTFRVEITLQHIGSSHTYIPLEERIENYSNVVSGYNQSFLWLRKNGVDQWVDLKTEVDNANICLHVYTECIEGLLETHVRSNNLVTYFNTSSLNATLVDGSGNPIANKLIYFKLLNVTYNRTTDSNGKVSLPIHLNPGSYKFLISFLGDSIYHKSNRLVNVKVNKMHTNINQNVSTVHQGEYLGLILKDSNGKALSGQKVAFCLLSVTYNRTTDSAGKAKLLIRLNPRKYTFTLKFFGTAGYYACNKTFNLTVLSAKSGQSYEMGIDDYDGKNIDENIIINNETFESSDVVNNDIMYMYNDTQYYNIINEDKGYYNNHSNDINFELLDNDQNYIYSDLNLLELLNNDQNDICFDLNLLEYIDFDKTDYYNDNLYNLEHYYMKDSLTENEDLYICENKLNIHDLNQIKIGGI, encoded by the coding sequence ATGAGTGTTGTTAGTGCAGCAAATGATGCTGATGTCTCTTATATTGATGATGAAATAGTTTCTGATGAATATTTAGAACTTTCTGATTCTGAAATGGGCATTTCGGATATAGATTATGATGATATTGAATCCGATATGCTTGAAAATGAAATCAAGGAGAATGGATTGTCAGATAATAATGATGTTCTTAAAAGTAATTTACCTGAAAATGAATTTAAGGAATCAAATTATAATGAGTATTATGAGGATATAATGAATTCTAATTCCCAAAAGTATGGGGAATTCATTAATTTCTTGATTAACAATAAATCATTTGAATTTAGAGAAAATTCCTTAAGTGAAGACGGTTATTTTCTTTATGCAACTAAGAACTATACTCTTCGGTTATGGGATGGTGTAAATTACACTATTTTAAAAGATGATTATTATTTTGCTTCAACCGCTGAAAAATCAGGCTATTTTGTAAATGAGAGTTTTTACGATGATATAATATATTACCATGAATATAACTATTATCTGGATGAAGAATTCTTAGGATGGCTGATGTGGAACGCTAACTATAAAAAAGTTTTCGTGTCAGGTTCAATAGAAGATAAAGTTGATATCTCCTCAGTAGTCAATCCTGAAAAGGGAGGATCTCCTAAAAGTGGCAATCTACCAAGTTCTTATGATTTAAGGGATTATGGATTTGTAACTCCAGTGAAAGATCAGGGAAATACTGCTAATTGTTGGGCTTTTGCCACAATGGCTGCTTTAGAGTCACATCTCTTAAAAACTGAAAATACATCATATACCCTTTCCCCTCAATGGGATTTCTCTGAAAATAATTTGAAGAATGTGATGAGTTCCCTTGGACGAAACGGTACAGATAAGTTAGTAAATAGTGGGGGGAATATGTTAATGTCTTTAGCATATCTTATTCGTTGGAGTGGCCCTATAAATGAATCAGATGATCCATATAATTCTAACTATACTAACATTAGTGAGGATGTTTATCCATTAAAGCATGTTCAAGGAGTAAAATTCATTCCTAATCGTCAAAATTATTTGGATAATGATTATATAAAAGAATCAGTCCTAGAAAATGGGGCAGTTTATATTAGTATGTATTGGGATTCTTTTTTTGAAAAGAATGATGCATATTATTTTTATAATGGAAGTGGTTATAATTTTAATTCAAATTATATGCATGCTGTAACTATTGTTGGTTGGGATGATAATTATCCTAAAAATAATTTTTTAATACAATCTGAAGGTATGGGTAATGGAGCATTTATAATTAAAAATAGTTGGGGCACAAATGCGGGGAATAATGGTTATTATTATGTTTCCTATTATGATCAAATGTTAGGTTTTGATAATACATATGCCGGCTTTGCTTTTACAAATGTTGAAAATGTGACAAATTATGATTATAATTATAACTACAATCCTTTAGGCTTTACAAATGTTTTTCCTGTTAACAGCACTAGTGCGAAATTTGCTAACCAATGGGCTGCATTAAAAAGCGGAACATTAAAATCTTTTGGTCTATATGTTGTAAGTCCATCTATTTGTACAGCTAATTTGATTGTTAATGGAATTTCTATTGGAAACACTACAAGTTATTTATCTAGTGCAGGTTTTCATACTATTCTATTTAATCAAGCAGCATATGTTAATGTAGGTCAAACATTTAGGGTTGAAATTACTTTACAACATATCGGGTCTTCACATACTTATATTCCTCTTGAGGAAAGAATTGAAAATTATTCCAATGTTGTTTCCGGATACAATCAATCATTTTTATGGTTAAGAAAAAATGGTGTAGATCAATGGGTGGATTTAAAGACTGAAGTGGATAATGCCAATATCTGTTTGCATGTTTATACTGAATGTATTGAAGGATTGCTTGAAACTCATGTTCGTAGTAACAATCTGGTTACTTATTTTAATACCAGCAGTTTAAATGCAACCCTTGTTGACGGATCAGGAAATCCTATAGCAAATAAACTAATATACTTTAAACTATTAAATGTGACATATAACAGAACTACAGATAGTAATGGTAAAGTAAGCTTGCCAATACATTTAAATCCGGGATCATATAAATTTTTAATAAGTTTCCTAGGGGATAGCATTTACCATAAATCCAATCGTCTTGTCAATGTAAAAGTAAATAAGATGCATACAAACATTAATCAAAATGTCAGTACGGTTCATCAAGGAGAATATTTAGGTTTAATATTAAAAGATAGCAATGGAAAAGCATTATCCGGACAAAAAGTTGCATTCTGTCTCCTCAGTGTCACTTACAACAGAACTACAGATAGCGCTGGAAAAGCAAAGCTTTTAATAAGATTAAATCCAAGAAAATACACATTCACTCTAAAATTCTTCGGAACAGCAGGTTACTATGCATGCAACAAAACTTTCAATCTAACAGTTCTCAGTGCCAAATCAGGACAATCTTATGAAATGGGCATAGATGATTATGATGGAAAGAACATTGATGAGAACATTATAATTAATAATGAAACTTTTGAAAGTTCGGATGTAGTGAATAATGACATAATGTATATGTATAATGACACTCAATATTATAATATAATTAATGAAGATAAAGGTTATTATAATAATCATTCAAATGATATCAATTTTGAACTATTGGATAATGATCAAAACTATATATACTCTGATTTAAATCTTTTAGAACTATTGAATAATGATCAAAACGATATATGCTTTGATTTAAATCTTTTAGAATATATTGATTTTGATAAAACAGATTATTATAACGATAATCTTTATAATCTCGAACATTATTATATGAAAGATTCATTAACCGAAAATGAAGATTTATACATTTGTGAAAATAAGCTAAATATTCATGATTTAAATCAAATAAAGATAGGAGGTATTTAA